The following is a genomic window from Desulfomicrobium apsheronum.
CTGGTCCTGGCCGGCCTCGCGGCCACGGGACGCACCGACGTGCGTCGCATCTATCATCTCGACCGCGGCTATGAACAGATGGAAGTGAAGCTGGCCTCAGTCGGCGCCAGAATCAGGCGCGAAAAGGAATAGGGTGTGGCCGCAAGGCCGCCGAAGGCCGGAATGAAAAAACCTCGCTGAAAGTCTCAGCGAGGTTTTTTTTGGGGCTGTTGCCGGAGCCCTGTCTGTCGGGAGAGCGGTACAGGCGGTCCGCAGCGTATGAATTCTCGTGACTGAAGCGGGGCCTGTACGGCCCGCCATCATTTCCTTGTCTTCACTCCTGCCCGGGGATTTTCCCGGCCGTCGCGTTTTCTGCGGGCCTGGGCGCATGGTTCGGGAACTGCAATTCGCGCTTCAGAAAACCTCGCACACGCAGGTACTCGGTGATGTTTCCTTCCCCGCGCAGCACCATCTCCCAGCCCGGCCGTTCCATGACCACCAGAACCGGGATGCCCGTGTAGCCCTTCATCTTGAAATAGGCCCGGGCCGTGCGCACCGTCTGACGCAGGTCTTCGGAGACCGGCACGGGGTCGATGGTATCCAGGCTTTCCACGCGCAACACTTCAAGAAAGAGGTTTTCCTTGCTCGCGTCGGCGTTTTGCACCGTGGCCAGGCGGTACAGGTCGTCTTCCTTGTTGTCGGTGCTGGCCAGATGCCATTTGCCGGGCAGGGTGTGCGCGTTGATGGACAGGTTGGCCAGGATTTTCGAGCAGTGATCGCAGTGCAGGCTGAAAAAGAGGACGTGCTGCGGCGCGTTGTCCGGAGCCGTCTCCCAGGTGCTGAAGGCCGTGTCCACGATGGCGGGCGGAACGACGTTCAGATCCAGTATCGAGTTGGCGGTGAACCCGCCGCACCACACGGCCACGCCCAGAAAGACCGCCAGCAGCGACCTGCGCACCCACGCGAAAAGACAGAGTCCTACAAAAAGGGTCGCACCCACGATGACGCAGAGCAGGCACTTTTCCTTGAGACCCATGAACTGAAAGCCGAGGATCGCTCCGTCAAAGGCCAGGGCTCCGAAGAGCAGCAGACTGGCCAGTCCCCAGATCCATTTCTTGTCGTAGCGGCCGCCAAAAAAGACCAGCCCCCACAGAAACCAGAAAAAGGCCGCGCCCATCTTGATGAGGTTGCCTTCGCCGAAGCGGATATATTCCCCGACGACGTCGCAAGCGGAGGTGGTGCAGAACGAAGTATGGCGGACGGCCTGCATCCAGACCTCTGCCGAGAGGAAGGAGGCGGCCAGGAAAAGAAAGGTCAGCAGAGAATAGCGAGAGAAGCGGATCATGACAAACTCCCTGTTGGATAATGGGTGTTTGTGTATCCAAGGTGCGGGCTGCGTCAAGCCGGAAATGACCACGCCGGGAGCAAACGCACTTCTTGAGCCGTTTAGGCGGCGTCTGGCGTCAGGCTGTCGTCATTTCAAACGGATGGAATGCTTCTTGAGCAGTTCGTACAGTCGCGCCCGGGACAGACCGGAGCGCTCGCAGGCCGTGGGCACATCATTGGCGCAGAGCCCGAGCAGTTGGCGCATATAGGTGTTTTCAAGATGGCCGACCACGATTTCGCGCACCTCTCGCAGCGGAGGCAGATCGTCACCGGGTGAAAATGGCAGGGGAATGGCGCCGTGAATGCGGCCGGGTTCGAGCAGGGTGGGCTGCTCCTTGTCGGGGTTGTGGCGAAAGGAGTTCCTGGCGATGCTGATGCGCACATCCACCGGCAGATGGTGGCTGTACAGGGACGGTTCGTCCTGACAGTTGTCGATGGCCACGGCCATGGTGTTGACGAATTCGCGCACATTGCCCGGCCACTGATAGGCATGGAGGGCGTTGAGAAATTCGGGCGTGAGCGTCTTGGGGCTGATGCTGCTCTCACGGCAGATTTTTTCCGCGTAGTATTCGGCCAGCAGGAGGATGTCTTCCTTGCGGGAACGCAGCGGGGGAATTTCGATCTGGTGGCCGTTCAGGCGGTAGTAGAGGTCGTTGCGGAAAAGCCCCTGCTCGACCATGAGGCGCAGGTCGCGGTTGGTGGCGGCGATGACCCGAAAATTGCTGCTGACCTCCTTTTCCGATCCGATGGGGCGGAATTTGTGCTCCTGCAGCACGCGCAGCAGGGATTTTTGCAGCTCAAGGCTCAGTTCGCCGATCTCGTCCAGAAAAACCGTACCGTTGTTGGCCAGCTTGAAGAGGCCGTCCCGGGCTTCGTGCGCGCTGGTGAAGGACCCCTTGGTGTGGCCGAAAAGGGTGCTTTCGGCCAGATGGGTGGACAGGTTTGTGCAGTCGATGACCACCAGCTTGCCAGGCGTTGAGCCGTTTTCGTGGATGCCTCTGGCGAAAAGTTCCTTGCCCGTGCCCGTTTCGCCGGTGATGATGACGTTGGACTTGCTGTCGGCCGCCTTGCCCATGACCTCAAGGCAGTCCATGATGGCCGGGCTTTCGCCGATGATGGCGCTGCGCTTGACCTTGCGCGGCCCACGATTCTGCTCCTTGGAGGCCCGGTAGGCAATGGTGCGCTGCAGGATGAGCATGATGTTGTTCAGGGAAATGGGTTTGCCCACATAATCCCAGGCTCCGTTGGCGATGGCCAGGGTCGCGCCGTCGGAATCACCGTCACCGGTCAGGATGACGACCTCCGGCAGAGAGGGAAAGGACTGGAATTGCTTGATGTGTGCTAGCCCGTTGCCGTCGGGCAGATTGACGTCGAGAAATATGAGATCGCAGTCCATGCCTTGCAGTCGGTCGAAAGCATCCTTGATGGTTTGAGCGACCTGACAAGGATGGCCAATGCGTTCGATGATCCGCTGAAAGGAACGGGAAAAATCCTGATCGTCATCAATTATGAGAATGTTGGCCATTTGCAGCTCCATGAGAATTATGAATCCGCTTTTGTCGGATTTTGTCTGGGAAAGCAAGACGCGCGTGTTCCCGGACCCTGCATGCCGTGAACACGAAAGCAACAAGCGGGCTGGTCTTTTACGTGTTTTGGGATTAAAAATGTTAACTGATCTTGAAGAAATGATTGAGGCAGGTGCGGCCATCCGTTCGCTCCGGATGAAATTTCCGGGAACTGAAAAGCTCTGGACGGATTGTTGTCAGCGCTTTTTTGTGTCAACATACGAAACAACATTGGCAGGTTGCAGGTTGTGAGCATGTTTTTTCAACCAATCCCCCACGCAGGAGTGCCTAAGTGGTTATTGATGTGAGTGGAATGATCCAAGCGGGCAGGCGACGCAAACCATTCGGTGCGTGTTTGTCTCTTCTTTGCGCAACGGTGTTGCTTTTTGCGGTTTGTCTCGTTCATGCCGCAGATGACCAGGCCTTGATCACCGAGCGCTGTCTGGGTTGTCACGGCATGGAAAAAAATTGCGAAGTCACCGTGAACGATCCAGAATGGTGGAAGGAAACGGTGCTGCGCATGGTTGAATACAAGAGCGATCTGCTGAGCGACATCGAGACCGACAGGATCGCTCTTTTCCTGGCCGATGAACGGAAGCGGTCAACGCTCTGTCCTTCGAATTGAAACCTTTGAAAAACCTGGAGGATGCTATGAAATACGTATTGGGATGCCTTTTTGCCGGTCTTCTTTTTGCTTCTGTGGCCGTGGCTTCCGGTGATCTGGGCGCCGAGCGCTATGAGAAGATGTGCAAGAGCTGTCATGGGGCCGATGGGTCCAATGCGGCCATGAGTCGGGCCCTCAAGGGGTTACCGGCCGAGGAAGTGAAGGCGGCTCTGATCGGCTACAAGGAGCAGACTTACGGTGGAAAGAAGAAAGGCATGATGGAACGCGTGGCCAAATCCCTCACCGAAGAGGATATCGAGGCGCTGGCCACACATATCGGCACTTTTTAAGGGCTGGACCGGAGCAACAAACCGGCTTGGGGCCCTGTCTCGCGAAACGCTGGCCGGTGTCTTTTTCTGGCGAGCATTCCATCAATCCTGAACCCAGAAACCAACGAGCCCTTCCTGTCTGGGAGGGCTCTCTCATGAGGCCCGGATGCGATCAGTCCTTCTCCTCTTTCTTTTTTTGGCCTGGCCGACATTGGCGATTGCGCAAAGCGCCGTGCACCGGGCTCATGATGCCGCGGCCGCAGTTACCGCTCATGACCACTCCACGACGGAGCAGGCCGAAGAGGCGCTGCATTCCGGCCACGGTGATGCCGGGCTCATGCCAATGGAACCTTTGTCCCAGGACCCCGCGCAGGCCACGCATTCAGGCCACGTGCAGCCCGAGGCAATGCCTGCCGATCATTCCGGGCACGGGACTATGGCTCCCCCGGCCGGGAACGTTCCTGCCGTGTCCGCACCCGAACCCGAGCATGTCCATCCCACGCCCGTGGCCGAAGCCTCGATCGGCGTGACGGAGAAGCTCGGAGAATTCATCGCCGCCGAGGCCCGATTTTTCGACGAGGACGGCAAGGCCGTGACCATGGGTGAGATCGTGGACAAGCCGACCATCGTCGTGCCCATTTATTTTTCCTGCCCCAATGTCTGCGCCATCATCCAGAGTTCCCTGACGGCGGTGCTGCCGGACGTGAAGCTTGAGCCCGGAGTCGATTTTCAGGTGGTCAGCGTCAGCTTCGACGACACGGACACGCCGGAACTGGCCGCCCGTCAGAAGCGCAACTACATGGCGGCCATGGACTTCAAGTATCCGGAAAACGGCTGGCGATTTCTGACCGGCGAAGAGGCCGACATCCGCGTGCTCATGGATTCCCTGGGGTTCGGCTTCAGGCGCGAGGGCAAGGATTTTCTGCATCCGGTGGTCATCATGGCCGTCTCGCCCAAGGGCAAGATCGTGCGCTATCTCTACGGCACGAAACCCCTGGCCTTCGATCTGACCATGGCCGCCACCGAGGCGGGCAAGGAGCAGATCGGTCTGTCCGTCAAGCGCGTGCTGGCCTACTGCTTTTCCTATGACCCCGAAGGCAAGCGCTACGCGTTCAATTTCATGAAGATAACTGGCACGGGCATCCTGTTCATACTGGTCGTTTTGCTCGTCTCGCTCATGCTTGCCGGCCGCAAGAAGCGAACTCCCCGAAATTAAGCACGTAAAAGAGGTTTTCACGCATGCATTCTCCCGGTGAAACCGTGCCCTTTCTGGACCCCTATCCGGGCCGAAGCGGCATCCTGTCCTGGATCTTCTCCACGGATCACAAGCGCATCGGCATGCTCTATCTGTGGTGCATACTGACCATGTTCGCGGTCGGCGTGGTGCTTGGCGTGCTCATGCGCCTGGAACTCATCGCGCCGGGGCGGGACATCATGGACGCCCAGACCTACAACGCCATGTTCACCCTGCATGGCGTGGTCATGATCTTTCTCTTCGTCATCCCCGGCATTCCGGCCGCCTTCGGCAACATCCTGCTCCCCCTGCAGATCGGGGCCGAGGATGTGTCCTTTCCGCGCCTGAACATCTTCTCCTGGTGGCTGTACCTGACCGGAGCCTGCCTGGCCGTGACCAGCCTCTTCACCGGCGGCGGCCCTCCGGACACGGGCTGGACCTTTTACGTGCCGTTCAGCGAGCGGACCACGACCAACGTCTCGCTGGCCGTGGTCGCGGTCTTCATTCTGGGCTTTTCGTCCATTCTGACCGGACTCAACTTCATCACCACCATCCACCGCCTGCGCGCTCCCCAAATGAGCTGGGGCAAGCTCCCGCTGTTCACCTGGTCGCTCTACGCAACGGCCTGGATTCAGTTGCTGGCCACGCCAGTGCTGGGCATCACCGTGGCCCTGGTCTTCATCGAGAGGTGGCTCGGCATCGGGCTCTTCGATCCCTCCAAAGGCGGGGACCCGCTCCTGTACCAGCATCTGTTCTGGATCTATTCGCATCCGGCCGTGTACATCATGATCGTTCCGGCCATGGGCGTTGTCTCCGAGATCATCCCCGCCTTCGCGCGCAAGTCCATCTTCGGCTACAAGGCCATCGCCATATCGAGCTTGGCCATCGCCTTCGCGGGTTCCCTGGTCTGGGCGCACCACATGTTCACCAGCGGCATGAGCGACACCGCCGTCATGGTCTTTTCCTTCCTGACCTTCGTGGTGGCCATCCCTTCGGCCATCAAGGTCTTCAACTGGGTGGCCACCCTGTACAAGGGCTCCATCTATCTGGATCCGCCGCTCATGTTCGCGCTCGGTTTCATCTTCCTCTTCTCGGCCGGAGGATTGACCGGGCTGGTGCTTGGTTCGGCGGGCACGGACATCCATGTTCACGACACCTATTTCGTGGTCGCACATTTTCACTATGTCATTTTCGGCGGCACGGGGTTCGGGCTCTTTGCGGCCATGCTCTTCTGGTTTCCGAAGTTCTTCGGGCGCATGTACGATCGCCGCATGGCCAACGTGAGCTGGTACCTGCTCATCGGCGGGTTCAACATGCTCTATTTTCCGATGTTCGTGATCGGCCTGCAGGGCATGCCTCGTCGTTATTACGACTATCTGCCCATGTACCACACCGGACAAATGGTCTCGACCATCGGCTCCTGGGTGCTTGTCGCAGGGCTCATCGTCTTGTTTTACAGTCTTTCCAGGTGTTTTTACGGGCCACGCACCGTGGGCAACAATCCCTGGGGAGCGGCCACTCTGGAATGGACCCTGCCGAGCCCGCCGCCGCACCTGACCTTCCTTGATCCGCCGGACGTGCCGCGCGGCCCCTATTCCTACGAGGGGGTGACGCGCGATGAGTGAGGCACACAAGGATTACGCCGGCGACAAGTTCGGGATGTGGCTTTTTCTGTTCACCGAGATCCTGCTCTTCGGTGGGTTCTTTCTGCTCTATTCGGTCTATCTGCACCGTTATCCGGCGGAGTTTCATGAAGGCGGGCTGCAACTGAGCCGCGTGTTCGGCACCCTCAACACGGTCGTGCTCATCACCTCCAGCCTGACCGTGGCCCTGGCCATTTCCGCCCTGCAGCAGGGCAGGAAGGCGCTCTCTCTGTGGCTCCTGAGCGCGACCATCGCTCTGGCCGGGGTTTTCATGGTCAACAAGTTCTTCGAATGGTCGGCCAAGATCGGACATGGCATCTATCCCGGTTCGCCGGAGATGGCGGCCGGGTCCGGCGGGGCGAACATCTTCTTCGGCCTCTACTACCTCATGACCGGAGCCCATGGCCTGCATGTGGTCATCGGCGCGGCGATCCTTGGTTTCTGCATGCTGCGCATATGGCAGGGCAGGGTCACGGCCGACGATTTCGGGCTGCTTGAGAACGGCGGCCTGTACTGGCATCTGGTCGATCTGGTCTGGATTTTCCTCTTTCCACTTTTTTACCTGATCAGTTGACATGACTACACAAAAACACATTCTGCCCTTTGCCCTGCTGACCAGGATCTGGCTGGTCCTCATGGCCCTGACCGGAGTCACGGTGGGCGTCGCGAGTTTCGACTTCGGCTATCTGAACGTTCTGGTGGCCATGACCGTGGCCTCGACCAAGGCGCTGCTGGTGATCTTTTTTTTCATGCACCTCAAATACGAGAACCGCACGCTCGGGGCCTTCGTGCTGCTGGTTTTCGTCATTCTGGCCATCTTCATCGGCTTCACCTTCTTTGATGTGGCGATGCGGCCGGAGGCAGGCTCATGATCCCTCCCATCACCAAGGTCGCGGCTCAGGTCGATCAGGTCTTCCTGCTGATTTTCGGGGTTTCGACCGCCATATTGATTGCCATCACGGCGCTCATGGTCTGGTTCGTCATCCGCTACCATCACACCCGTCATCCCAAGGCAGCGGACATTCGCGGCAACCTCCTGGCGGAGGTCGTCTGGACGGTCATCCCGAGCATCCTGGTCATGGGCATGTTCTACTACGGCTGGGCCAGCTTCAAGGCGCTGCGTTCCGTCCCTGCCGACGCCATGCGCGTGCAGGTCACGGCGCGCATGTGGTCCTGGGTGTTCGAATACGAGAACGGCAAGCGCGCCAGCACCCTCTATGTGCCCCTGGACCGGGCCGTGCGCCTGGACATGACCTCCGTGGACGTCATCCACAGCTTCTTCGTGCCCGCTTTCCGCATCAAGATGGACACCGTTCCCGGCATGCAGACCCATGCCTGGTTCCAGGCCCAGCGCGAGGGCAGCTACGACATCCTGTGCGCCGAATACTGCGGACTGCGGCATGCCAACATGCTGTCCACGGTCGAGGTCATGGGCCCTGACGCATTTCAAACCTGGTACGAAAGCTCGGCCAAGGGAGATGAGGCCGCCATTGGGCTTTTGGAGTCTTACGGCTGCACTGCCTGCCACTCCCTGGACGGATCGGAGGAAATGGGGCCGACGCTTCTGAACATCTATGGGGCGCAGCGGCGGGTCATCGACGCAAACGGCACGCGGGAGGCCTTCGTGGACGAGGCCTATCTGCGTCGCGCCATCATCGAGCCGGATGCGGAACTGGTGGAGGGCTTCGAGGGAATGCCTTCCTACAAGGAGGATATGCCGGACCAGGATCTGGATGCCATCATTAAATATCTGACGGGCGGAGCCAAGCGCGACCTTGATCGGGGCAGGCAGCTGATGGAGGCCGAAGGATGCCTGAGCTGCCATTCCACCGACGGATCGGAGATAGCCGGGCCGACGCTCAAGAACATCGTCGGGCGCGAGGTTGAATTGGGCGACGGTTCGCGGATGGCGGCCGATGATCAGTATTTGATCGAAGCCATCCTTGATCCGGAAAAATTCATTGTCGTCGGGTATGATCCCATCATGCCTTCCTACGAACATCTGACCGAAGACGAGCTGCAGGCCATGGTCGACTACATGCACGCCTTGAGCGAAAATCATGATTAGGGACATGCTGGCGCTGATACGGCCCGGAATATCCCTGGCAGTCGGGCTGTCGGCCCTGGCCGGGTATGTCATGGCTGCCGGGGCGTTGTCCGGCGGCGGCGGGCTTTTTGCCGGGACCTTTGTCCTGAGCGCGGCCGTATCGGTTCTGAACCAGATCCAGGAGCGCGGCCGCGATGCGCGCATGGAGCGGACCAGATCCCGGCCGCTGGCAAGCGGAAGGATGAGCGCGGGGCAGGGGAGCCTTCTGTTTTCCATCCTGCTTGCGCTGTCGGCCATGCTGCTTTGGCCTCTTCTTTCCTGGCGGGCCCTGCCTGTCCTGCTGGTGGTTCTTGGTCTGTACAATGGCCTCTACACCCTGATGAAGCCCGTCACGGGCTGGGCCATGATCCCCGGAGCGGCCTGCGGCGCGCTGCCTTTCTGGATCGGCTGGATGGCCGGGGGCGGGGGCCTGTTTGCCATCGAACCCGCCTATTTCTTCGCCCTGTATTTCGTTTGGCAGATGCCCCATTTCTGGATGCTTGCCGAAAGCAACGCCGATGACTACGCGGCCGCCGGCTTCCCGGTCCCGGCCAACAGTTTTTCCACTTTTTCCCGTCAGGCCATTCCCAGAATATGGACCCTGGCCCTGGCCATGCTCGGCGGCATGGCTCCGCTTTTCGGCCTCGCGACAGGTCTTGGGCAAGCCTACGCCCTGGCCACGGTCTGTCCTGCCTACGCGCTTTTGGCTGTTTTCGCTCGGGCCCGGGTGCTGCGTTTGGCGTCGGATGGTTTTCTGGCGGGGGTTGTGCTCATGATCGTGACGGAACGGCTGGTTTCGTGATTACGCATGCAGGACGCCGACTTTTTCAACTGGACACGGTTTGCCTTCGTTGATCGCATTTGCCAAGGAAAGGCTTTTTTCTGTCTGTTCCCTTGGGCTTGTCGTGCTGTCCGGAATTTTTTGTTTCCGCCGCAGCGAAAGACCTCAAGAATTTCTTGCGTGTCGCTCGGTTCGGACATGAGCACTCCGGGTATGATCGATGCACTGTCCCTGGCCGGTCTGAAACGAGAGAAGCCACGCAGGTTTTCCCTGCGTGGCTTCTCTCGCGTTTGAGTCCGGTAATCAGCAGGCGTGCTGCAGATTGGCGGCGGGTGCGAAACGCCACTTGTGCAGGCACGAACTGCCGCAGGAGTTGGAGCATTCGCATTCCTCGCCGACCACGACCACCGGCACGGAGCTTTGCTTGCTGACCGTGTCCGTCAGGGATCCGAGAATCTTGCGCG
Proteins encoded in this region:
- a CDS encoding cytochrome c oxidase subunit 3 family protein; this encodes MSEAHKDYAGDKFGMWLFLFTEILLFGGFFLLYSVYLHRYPAEFHEGGLQLSRVFGTLNTVVLITSSLTVALAISALQQGRKALSLWLLSATIALAGVFMVNKFFEWSAKIGHGIYPGSPEMAAGSGGANIFFGLYYLMTGAHGLHVVIGAAILGFCMLRIWQGRVTADDFGLLENGGLYWHLVDLVWIFLFPLFYLIS
- a CDS encoding protoheme IX farnesyltransferase; the encoded protein is MIRDMLALIRPGISLAVGLSALAGYVMAAGALSGGGGLFAGTFVLSAAVSVLNQIQERGRDARMERTRSRPLASGRMSAGQGSLLFSILLALSAMLLWPLLSWRALPVLLVVLGLYNGLYTLMKPVTGWAMIPGAACGALPFWIGWMAGGGGLFAIEPAYFFALYFVWQMPHFWMLAESNADDYAAAGFPVPANSFSTFSRQAIPRIWTLALAMLGGMAPLFGLATGLGQAYALATVCPAYALLAVFARARVLRLASDGFLAGVVLMIVTERLVS
- a CDS encoding cytochrome C oxidase subunit IV family protein, with the translated sequence MTTQKHILPFALLTRIWLVLMALTGVTVGVASFDFGYLNVLVAMTVASTKALLVIFFFMHLKYENRTLGAFVLLVFVILAIFIGFTFFDVAMRPEAGS
- a CDS encoding c-type cytochrome, yielding MKYVLGCLFAGLLFASVAVASGDLGAERYEKMCKSCHGADGSNAAMSRALKGLPAEEVKAALIGYKEQTYGGKKKGMMERVAKSLTEEDIEALATHIGTF
- the ctaD gene encoding cytochrome c oxidase subunit I produces the protein MHSPGETVPFLDPYPGRSGILSWIFSTDHKRIGMLYLWCILTMFAVGVVLGVLMRLELIAPGRDIMDAQTYNAMFTLHGVVMIFLFVIPGIPAAFGNILLPLQIGAEDVSFPRLNIFSWWLYLTGACLAVTSLFTGGGPPDTGWTFYVPFSERTTTNVSLAVVAVFILGFSSILTGLNFITTIHRLRAPQMSWGKLPLFTWSLYATAWIQLLATPVLGITVALVFIERWLGIGLFDPSKGGDPLLYQHLFWIYSHPAVYIMIVPAMGVVSEIIPAFARKSIFGYKAIAISSLAIAFAGSLVWAHHMFTSGMSDTAVMVFSFLTFVVAIPSAIKVFNWVATLYKGSIYLDPPLMFALGFIFLFSAGGLTGLVLGSAGTDIHVHDTYFVVAHFHYVIFGGTGFGLFAAMLFWFPKFFGRMYDRRMANVSWYLLIGGFNMLYFPMFVIGLQGMPRRYYDYLPMYHTGQMVSTIGSWVLVAGLIVLFYSLSRCFYGPRTVGNNPWGAATLEWTLPSPPPHLTFLDPPDVPRGPYSYEGVTRDE
- the coxB gene encoding cytochrome c oxidase subunit II, coding for MIPPITKVAAQVDQVFLLIFGVSTAILIAITALMVWFVIRYHHTRHPKAADIRGNLLAEVVWTVIPSILVMGMFYYGWASFKALRSVPADAMRVQVTARMWSWVFEYENGKRASTLYVPLDRAVRLDMTSVDVIHSFFVPAFRIKMDTVPGMQTHAWFQAQREGSYDILCAEYCGLRHANMLSTVEVMGPDAFQTWYESSAKGDEAAIGLLESYGCTACHSLDGSEEMGPTLLNIYGAQRRVIDANGTREAFVDEAYLRRAIIEPDAELVEGFEGMPSYKEDMPDQDLDAIIKYLTGGAKRDLDRGRQLMEAEGCLSCHSTDGSEIAGPTLKNIVGREVELGDGSRMAADDQYLIEAILDPEKFIVVGYDPIMPSYEHLTEDELQAMVDYMHALSENHD
- a CDS encoding sigma-54-dependent transcriptional regulator → MANILIIDDDQDFSRSFQRIIERIGHPCQVAQTIKDAFDRLQGMDCDLIFLDVNLPDGNGLAHIKQFQSFPSLPEVVILTGDGDSDGATLAIANGAWDYVGKPISLNNIMLILQRTIAYRASKEQNRGPRKVKRSAIIGESPAIMDCLEVMGKAADSKSNVIITGETGTGKELFARGIHENGSTPGKLVVIDCTNLSTHLAESTLFGHTKGSFTSAHEARDGLFKLANNGTVFLDEIGELSLELQKSLLRVLQEHKFRPIGSEKEVSSNFRVIAATNRDLRLMVEQGLFRNDLYYRLNGHQIEIPPLRSRKEDILLLAEYYAEKICRESSISPKTLTPEFLNALHAYQWPGNVREFVNTMAVAIDNCQDEPSLYSHHLPVDVRISIARNSFRHNPDKEQPTLLEPGRIHGAIPLPFSPGDDLPPLREVREIVVGHLENTYMRQLLGLCANDVPTACERSGLSRARLYELLKKHSIRLK
- a CDS encoding SCO family protein, translating into MRSVLLLFLFLAWPTLAIAQSAVHRAHDAAAAVTAHDHSTTEQAEEALHSGHGDAGLMPMEPLSQDPAQATHSGHVQPEAMPADHSGHGTMAPPAGNVPAVSAPEPEHVHPTPVAEASIGVTEKLGEFIAAEARFFDEDGKAVTMGEIVDKPTIVVPIYFSCPNVCAIIQSSLTAVLPDVKLEPGVDFQVVSVSFDDTDTPELAARQKRNYMAAMDFKYPENGWRFLTGEEADIRVLMDSLGFGFRREGKDFLHPVVIMAVSPKGKIVRYLYGTKPLAFDLTMAATEAGKEQIGLSVKRVLAYCFSYDPEGKRYAFNFMKITGTGILFILVVLLVSLMLAGRKKRTPRN